A region from the Leptolyngbya iicbica LK genome encodes:
- a CDS encoding PEP-CTERM sorting domain-containing protein, which translates to MVLRVPAIGLAAMVATAGTLTVATGAHANTSAPDYSEFTNSSVVTKGGISARITTGLAEGKEGSTGGAFSDFSHLVDLVEINFDANISFDSGKYYSNGLTFSATAKGGFGSSGTNIKADNWAPANPFDYDPSNSNLQKNKTNYLAVFKGNSVEVSLGQTMNYFGINWGALSNGNRFILKKDGQEVSRFEYSDINPVAPIFAKHQNGHLNGGKGEGNAYLHFYADDATGLFDSLVIEQTTGGGFEVDNFSYIAGNKGFDWETESVPEPGMLLGLLTLAGVVTYKRYS; encoded by the coding sequence ATGGTCTTACGAGTTCCTGCAATCGGTTTAGCCGCAATGGTAGCGACAGCTGGCACCCTGACTGTTGCTACGGGTGCTCACGCTAACACCTCAGCCCCCGACTATAGCGAGTTTACGAATAGTAGTGTGGTCACGAAAGGTGGCATCTCTGCCAGAATCACGACTGGCTTGGCCGAGGGAAAAGAGGGTTCAACCGGCGGAGCTTTTTCTGATTTCTCCCATTTAGTTGACCTAGTTGAAATTAACTTTGACGCTAATATTTCATTTGATAGCGGTAAATATTACTCCAACGGTTTGACCTTTAGCGCAACTGCAAAGGGCGGATTTGGTAGTTCGGGCACCAATATCAAGGCTGATAATTGGGCACCTGCTAATCCCTTTGACTATGATCCATCCAACTCCAACTTGCAGAAAAATAAAACTAACTATCTTGCAGTATTTAAAGGCAATAGTGTTGAGGTGAGCCTGGGGCAGACGATGAATTATTTTGGGATTAACTGGGGAGCCCTGAGCAATGGTAACCGGTTCATCCTTAAGAAAGATGGTCAAGAAGTGAGTCGCTTTGAGTATTCGGATATCAATCCAGTCGCTCCGATTTTTGCTAAGCACCAGAACGGTCACTTAAATGGTGGTAAGGGCGAAGGTAATGCCTATCTGCACTTTTATGCTGACGATGCGACTGGGCTGTTTGACTCCCTTGTTATCGAGCAGACGACTGGTGGTGGTTTCGAAGTTGATAACTTCTCCTATATCGCAGGGAATAAAGGCTTTGACTGGGAAACTGAGTCGGTGCCGGAACCAGGTATGTTGCTGGGGCTGCTGACTTTGGCCGGAGTTGTGACGTATAAGCGCTACAGCTAG
- a CDS encoding ATP-binding protein: MMRTELRIPSDLKFLAVIEDWLLGALRLELGDWGEWPKWESRLRLVIVEAYSNVVRHAHQDRPQTPVCLRLELTPERLHIEVWDQGQGFDLSTYLLPTPDLRQEGGYGWMILNRLMDKVEYQVKVQGQGNCLRLEAHLPVDQRSPSLSLPRTP, from the coding sequence ATGATGCGGACAGAACTTCGAATTCCCAGCGACCTGAAATTCTTAGCGGTAATTGAAGACTGGCTACTCGGAGCCCTGCGGCTAGAACTGGGGGACTGGGGAGAATGGCCGAAGTGGGAAAGTCGGTTGCGCCTGGTCATCGTAGAAGCCTATTCCAATGTGGTGCGTCACGCCCACCAAGATCGACCTCAAACCCCCGTGTGTCTGCGACTAGAACTCACTCCTGAGCGACTCCATATCGAAGTGTGGGACCAGGGCCAGGGCTTCGATTTGAGCACGTATTTGCTCCCCACTCCCGATCTGCGTCAGGAGGGCGGTTATGGCTGGATGATTCTCAATCGGTTGATGGATAAGGTGGAGTATCAGGTCAAGGTGCAAGGACAGGGCAACTGTTTGCGACTAGAGGCCCATCTGCCGGTAGATCAACGGTCACCGTCTCTGTCCTTACCGCGTACGCCTTAG
- the crtB gene encoding 15-cis-phytoene synthase CrtB, with translation MLQLSHSLRSKDLVPKEDAYEVCRQITAEYSKTFYLGTLLMTPAKRRAIWAIYVWCRRTDELVDGPQAALTTKETLDRWEKQLHSIFQGHPVEDTDVALVDTLKHFPLDIQPFIDMIDGQRMDLDKDRYRTFEELELYCYRVAGTVGLMSTTVMGVDPSQATAPWRRYAAQPNPTQEAVALGIANQLTNILRDVGEDARRGRIYLPLDDLALFDYTEADLMNGVIDDRWRALMQFEIQRARKFYQQAEAGISQLSADARWPVWAAQVLYSKILDVIEQNDYDVFNRRAFVPTLKKLTCLPGTLVRSRIL, from the coding sequence ATGCTGCAATTGTCTCACTCGCTGCGGTCTAAAGATTTGGTTCCTAAGGAGGATGCCTACGAGGTTTGCCGTCAGATTACAGCGGAATATTCCAAAACCTTTTATCTAGGCACACTATTGATGACTCCCGCCAAACGGCGGGCCATCTGGGCCATTTATGTCTGGTGTCGTCGCACTGACGAATTAGTCGACGGTCCTCAAGCCGCGCTCACGACCAAAGAGACGCTTGATCGCTGGGAAAAACAACTCCACTCGATCTTTCAAGGGCATCCGGTAGAAGATACTGATGTCGCGCTGGTGGATACGCTTAAACATTTCCCCTTGGATATTCAGCCCTTTATCGACATGATTGATGGGCAGCGGATGGATCTCGACAAGGATCGTTATCGCACTTTTGAGGAGTTAGAGCTGTACTGCTATCGCGTGGCGGGCACAGTCGGGCTCATGTCTACGACGGTGATGGGGGTTGACCCGAGTCAGGCGACGGCTCCTTGGCGGCGTTATGCGGCCCAACCTAACCCAACTCAAGAAGCCGTGGCTCTGGGGATTGCCAATCAGCTCACCAATATTTTGCGCGATGTGGGCGAGGATGCTCGCCGCGGCCGCATTTATTTGCCCTTGGATGATCTCGCCCTGTTTGATTACACCGAAGCGGATTTAATGAATGGGGTGATTGATGATCGCTGGCGCGCGCTCATGCAGTTTGAAATTCAACGCGCCCGTAAGTTTTATCAACAAGCAGAAGCGGGAATTAGCCAACTGAGCGCTGATGCTCGCTGGCCGGTGTGGGCAGCTCAAGTGCTCTACAGCAAGATTTTGGACGTAATTGAGCAAAACGATTACGACGTGTTCAACCGTCGCGCTTTTGTGCCGACGCTGAAGAAACTGACTTGCCTGCCGGGCACTCTGGTGCGATCGCGCATCTTGTAA
- the pds gene encoding 15-cis-phytoene desaturase — MRVAIAGGGLAGLACAKYLVDAGHTPIVLESRDVLGGLVAAWKDEDGDWYETGLHVFFGAYPNMLQLMEELGIADRLQWKEHTLIFNQPEKPGVLSRFDVPDIPAPINVITSILRNNDMLTWEQKIRFAIGLLPAIVRGQQYVEKMDQYSLLEWLRRQGVDDRVNSDIFIAASKALTFINPEDVSATVPLTALNRFLQERYGSKVAFLDGAPPERLCQPMVDYVTEHGGEVLLNKPLRQILLNEDNTVKGYLVRGLEGAEDEVITADAYVCATSVDVIKALMPEPWKEIDVFQKMQNLVGVPVINIHLWFDRKMTDVDQLLFSRSDLLSVYADMSNTCNEYSDPDKSMLELVLAPAKEWIDRSEEDILAATMAELEKLYPQQLTGENPAKLLKHRIVKTPRSVYTAAPGTQACRPDQATPIANFFLAGSYTMQRYLGSMEGAVLSGKLAAQAVSQGASSAALDAGRDRQPASVA, encoded by the coding sequence ATGCGAGTTGCGATCGCGGGTGGTGGGTTAGCTGGACTCGCCTGTGCAAAATACTTAGTTGATGCGGGACACACGCCAATCGTGTTAGAAAGCCGTGATGTCTTAGGCGGCCTAGTGGCGGCCTGGAAAGATGAAGACGGCGACTGGTATGAGACGGGGCTGCACGTCTTTTTTGGGGCCTATCCCAACATGTTGCAGTTGATGGAAGAGTTGGGTATTGCCGATCGCCTGCAATGGAAAGAGCACACCTTAATTTTCAATCAACCTGAGAAGCCGGGTGTGCTGTCGCGCTTTGATGTGCCCGATATCCCCGCCCCGATTAATGTCATCACGTCGATTTTGCGCAACAACGACATGTTGACCTGGGAGCAAAAAATTCGCTTTGCCATTGGTCTGCTACCGGCGATCGTGCGAGGCCAGCAATACGTTGAAAAGATGGATCAGTACAGCCTGCTGGAATGGCTGCGGCGTCAGGGCGTCGATGATCGCGTCAATTCCGACATCTTTATCGCTGCTTCCAAAGCTTTAACCTTTATCAATCCCGAAGATGTGTCGGCCACTGTGCCCCTGACGGCTTTGAATCGATTTTTGCAAGAGCGCTATGGCTCCAAAGTCGCCTTTCTGGACGGTGCTCCTCCCGAGCGGCTCTGTCAGCCCATGGTGGATTATGTGACTGAACATGGCGGCGAAGTATTGCTCAATAAGCCCTTGCGGCAGATTTTGCTGAACGAAGATAACACCGTTAAGGGGTATCTTGTACGGGGTTTGGAAGGGGCCGAGGATGAAGTGATCACGGCCGACGCCTATGTGTGTGCCACTTCAGTAGATGTCATCAAGGCGCTGATGCCCGAGCCCTGGAAAGAAATTGATGTGTTCCAGAAAATGCAGAATTTGGTCGGCGTCCCCGTTATCAACATTCACCTCTGGTTCGATCGCAAAATGACTGACGTGGACCAGCTGTTGTTTTCGCGCTCGGATTTGCTGAGTGTCTACGCCGACATGAGCAATACCTGCAACGAATACTCCGACCCCGACAAATCGATGTTGGAGTTGGTGCTAGCCCCGGCGAAAGAATGGATCGATCGCTCCGAAGAGGACATTCTCGCTGCGACCATGGCGGAACTCGAAAAGCTCTATCCGCAGCAGCTAACCGGGGAAAATCCCGCCAAGTTGCTGAAGCATCGCATCGTCAAAACGCCGCGATCGGTCTATACGGCAGCTCCCGGCACCCAGGCTTGTCGCCCTGATCAGGCGACGCCAATCGCGAACTTCTTTTTGGCAGGCAGCTACACCATGCAGCGCTACCTCGGCAGCATGGAAGGCGCGGTACTTTCTGGTAAGCTAGCGGCGCAGGCTGTTAGCCAGGGGGCATCCTCAGCGGCGCTGGATGCGGGGCGCGATCGCCAACCCGCTTCCGTGGCTTAG
- the glyA gene encoding serine hydroxymethyltransferase: MTQSILDILQDSDPQVAGIVASELQRQREHLELIASENFASPAVMAAQGSVLTNKYAEGLPGKRYYGGCEFVDQVESLAIARIKELFGAAHANVQPHSGAQANFAVFLALLKPGDTIMGMDLSHGGHLTHGSPVNVSGKWFNVVQYGVNPETETLDFDQIRQLALEHKPKMIICGYSAYPRTIPFEKFRAIADEVGAYLLADIAHIAGLVAAGVHPNPVPHCDVVTTTTHKTLRGPRGGLILTRDPELGKKFDKAVFPGTQGGPLEHVIAAKAVAFGEALQPEFKTYSQQVIANAQAMGDRLQARGLKLVSGGTDNHLILVDLRSVGLTGKQADKLVSEVNITANKNTVPFDPESPFVTSGLRLGSPAMTTRGMGTEEFEEIADIIADRLSNPDDEVVRENCRRRVAALCDRFPLYPYLGQAQPALV, encoded by the coding sequence GTGACGCAATCAATTTTGGACATTCTTCAAGACAGTGATCCGCAAGTGGCGGGCATAGTGGCGAGTGAATTGCAGCGCCAGCGCGAACATTTGGAACTCATTGCGAGTGAAAATTTCGCCTCGCCAGCAGTTATGGCGGCGCAGGGCTCAGTGTTGACAAATAAGTATGCCGAAGGACTGCCCGGCAAGCGTTACTACGGCGGCTGTGAATTTGTCGATCAAGTCGAGAGTCTGGCGATCGCGCGTATCAAAGAACTGTTTGGTGCAGCCCATGCTAACGTGCAACCCCACTCTGGTGCTCAGGCGAACTTTGCCGTCTTTTTGGCCTTGTTAAAGCCCGGTGACACGATTATGGGGATGGATTTGTCCCATGGCGGGCACTTGACCCACGGTTCGCCCGTGAATGTGTCGGGTAAGTGGTTCAACGTGGTGCAGTACGGCGTGAACCCAGAGACTGAGACGCTGGACTTTGATCAGATTCGTCAACTGGCGCTAGAGCACAAGCCCAAAATGATTATTTGCGGTTACTCGGCGTATCCCCGCACGATTCCGTTTGAGAAGTTTCGGGCGATCGCGGACGAAGTCGGCGCTTACCTGCTGGCTGATATCGCCCACATTGCCGGACTGGTTGCCGCTGGTGTGCATCCTAATCCGGTGCCTCATTGTGATGTGGTCACCACCACCACCCACAAAACCCTGCGCGGTCCTCGGGGCGGCCTGATTTTGACCCGCGATCCGGAGCTGGGCAAAAAGTTTGACAAAGCGGTTTTTCCGGGCACTCAAGGCGGCCCTCTGGAACACGTCATTGCAGCGAAAGCGGTGGCCTTTGGTGAAGCGCTGCAACCAGAGTTTAAGACTTACTCTCAGCAGGTGATTGCGAATGCTCAGGCCATGGGCGATCGCTTGCAGGCTCGCGGATTAAAGCTGGTGTCTGGCGGCACTGATAATCACTTGATTCTGGTCGATCTGCGTTCCGTTGGGCTGACGGGCAAGCAAGCCGACAAACTGGTGAGCGAAGTCAACATCACTGCCAACAAAAATACGGTGCCCTTTGACCCCGAATCCCCCTTCGTTACCAGCGGCTTGCGTCTGGGCTCGCCGGCCATGACGACTCGCGGGATGGGCACGGAAGAATTTGAAGAGATTGCCGACATCATTGCTGATCGCTTGTCAAATCCTGATGATGAAGTGGTGCGCGAAAATTGCCGCCGCCGGGTGGCCGCACTATGCGATCGCTTCCCTCTATATCCCTACCTGGGGCAAGCTCAGCCAGCACTCGTCTAA
- a CDS encoding M15 family metallopeptidase, translating to MKPYQHVLIEECDEPLVPLPLGEFAVVTPHPYVALGAPYGDLSPYWVRQSVAIALHQAQQTLQTQHPGWQLQIFDAYRPLAVQQFMVDYTAQELAQQQGLNLAQISDAERQALMAQVYQFWALPSPNPKTPPPHSTGAAIDLSLVDETGQPIDMGSPIDEVSARSHPDHFQHQMDAYSQQVHRHRVLLRQAMKAAGFEQHPNEWWHFSLGDQMWGWLKAKSTGQAAIARYGSMVPED from the coding sequence ATGAAACCATATCAGCATGTTCTGATTGAAGAATGCGATGAGCCGTTGGTGCCGTTGCCATTAGGCGAATTTGCTGTAGTGACGCCACATCCTTATGTGGCCTTGGGGGCACCCTATGGCGATCTCTCTCCTTACTGGGTGCGTCAGTCCGTCGCGATCGCCCTGCACCAAGCGCAGCAAACCCTGCAAACCCAGCATCCTGGCTGGCAGCTTCAGATTTTTGACGCTTATCGTCCGTTAGCGGTACAGCAGTTTATGGTGGACTACACCGCTCAAGAACTGGCCCAGCAGCAGGGGCTCAACTTAGCACAGATCTCGGATGCGGAACGGCAAGCGCTGATGGCGCAGGTGTATCAATTTTGGGCGCTGCCGAGTCCCAATCCGAAAACGCCGCCGCCCCACAGCACGGGCGCAGCGATCGACCTTAGCCTCGTAGATGAAACGGGACAGCCCATCGATATGGGCTCACCGATTGATGAAGTGTCGGCGCGATCGCACCCCGACCACTTTCAACATCAGATGGATGCTTATAGTCAGCAAGTCCATCGGCATCGCGTTTTACTGCGACAGGCCATGAAGGCGGCGGGCTTTGAGCAACACCCTAACGAATGGTGGCATTTCTCCTTGGGGGACCAAATGTGGGGATGGCTCAAAGCAAAATCGACCGGGCAAGCCGCGATCGCTCGCTACGGCAGCATGGTTCCAGAAGACTGA
- a CDS encoding phosphoglucomutase/phosphomannomutase family protein encodes MAIALSPTTFIDKPIKFGTDGWRGMIAADFTMGRVVHVAQVAAQVLQQCYGAQTGSNTVIVGHDRRFLSPQFAQAAAEAITQVGFDVLLSEDFAPTPAFSWAAKDQGALGAIVITASHNPAAYNGLKIKSAFGGSVPPEVTQKVEAQLDTPVSPAAQPGKLERFDPWPSYCQELQSKVDLAGIQSAIANGKLTVFADVMHGSAATGLERLLGSPIHELNSEPDPLFEGGAPEPLPKYLQRMLKTVADYQPTVAGGLITGLVFDGDSDRIGAVDGQGNFLSSQILIPILIDHLTEVHGYDGEVIKTISGSNLIPKVAKLHERDVYETPVGYKYIADRMLESNALIGGEESGGVGYGHHIPERDALLSALYVLEAVVKSGMDLSDRYRSLQDQTGYYSEYDRIDLPLASMEVRDKLLQVLQTDCPKTVAGKAVTHCLDIDGYKLTLEDESWLLIRFSGTEPVLRLYSEAKDLEEVHKHLSWAKDWATAIG; translated from the coding sequence ATGGCGATCGCACTCTCTCCAACTACATTTATTGATAAGCCGATTAAATTTGGGACAGACGGCTGGCGGGGCATGATCGCTGCTGACTTCACCATGGGGCGAGTGGTTCATGTCGCTCAAGTTGCGGCCCAAGTTTTGCAGCAATGTTATGGCGCCCAAACCGGCAGTAATACGGTGATTGTGGGTCACGATCGCCGCTTTCTGTCGCCGCAGTTTGCCCAAGCCGCCGCCGAAGCCATTACTCAAGTTGGCTTTGATGTGCTGCTGTCAGAAGATTTTGCCCCCACGCCCGCTTTTAGTTGGGCCGCGAAAGATCAAGGAGCTCTGGGGGCGATCGTCATCACTGCGAGTCACAATCCCGCCGCTTACAACGGGTTGAAAATTAAAAGTGCCTTTGGCGGTTCGGTGCCTCCCGAAGTGACCCAGAAAGTCGAGGCGCAACTCGACACCCCAGTGTCCCCTGCGGCACAACCGGGCAAGCTAGAGCGGTTTGATCCTTGGCCGAGCTACTGCCAGGAGCTCCAGTCCAAGGTGGACTTGGCTGGCATTCAGTCGGCGATCGCCAACGGCAAGCTCACCGTATTTGCCGACGTGATGCATGGTTCTGCCGCGACCGGACTAGAGCGACTTTTGGGCAGCCCGATTCATGAATTGAATAGTGAGCCCGACCCACTCTTTGAAGGGGGCGCACCGGAACCGTTGCCGAAATATTTGCAGCGGATGTTGAAAACTGTGGCCGATTATCAACCGACGGTTGCCGGAGGCTTGATCACAGGACTGGTGTTTGATGGCGATAGCGATCGCATTGGCGCCGTGGACGGTCAAGGCAACTTTCTCAGCTCCCAAATTTTGATCCCGATTTTGATTGATCACTTGACTGAAGTCCACGGTTACGATGGCGAAGTGATCAAAACCATCAGTGGCTCTAACCTGATTCCGAAAGTGGCCAAACTGCATGAACGAGACGTTTATGAGACGCCAGTGGGCTACAAATACATCGCCGATCGCATGTTGGAATCCAACGCGCTGATTGGGGGCGAAGAGTCCGGCGGTGTCGGTTATGGTCATCATATTCCCGAGCGGGATGCACTGCTGTCGGCGCTGTATGTGCTGGAAGCGGTGGTGAAGTCGGGGATGGATTTGAGCGATCGCTACCGCAGCCTGCAAGACCAAACGGGCTACTACTCTGAATACGATCGCATCGACCTGCCCTTGGCCAGCATGGAGGTGCGCGACAAACTCCTCCAGGTCCTCCAGACAGACTGCCCCAAAACCGTGGCGGGCAAAGCCGTGACCCACTGTCTGGATATTGATGGTTACAAGCTGACGCTGGAAGATGAAAGTTGGTTACTGATCCGCTTTAGCGGTACGGAACCCGTTTTGCGTCTTTACAGCGAGGCTAAAGACCTGGAAGAAGTTCATAAGCATCTCAGTTGGGCCAAAGACTGGGCCACTGCCATCGGCTAA
- a CDS encoding GGDEF domain-containing protein, which translates to MKFVQPQISQWLYQRAAWQHVVGNALVMFTIWLVDYTIRINLGLSIFYTLPIVILAWYFNIKAGYWAGGVAASLWAIAEASRATPDTTLLFLIWNTGVRLAFWWLVVFLLAALKASYRQEQQLARTDFLTGLLNRRAFTEGLTQEIVRSGRYGLPFTLVYLDVDNFKAVNDRCGHAAGDELLQAIATVLAQTLRSSDYASRLGGDEFACFLPQTNQAQASHLLSRLFAALTNLAHTQTVSIGFSIGAITFLQAPESADAALAAADKLMYDVKSHGKNQLVQSVYL; encoded by the coding sequence ATGAAATTTGTGCAACCTCAGATCAGTCAGTGGCTTTATCAACGTGCAGCCTGGCAACATGTTGTCGGCAATGCGTTGGTGATGTTCACGATTTGGTTAGTTGACTACACCATTCGGATAAATTTGGGCCTCTCGATTTTCTATACGCTGCCGATCGTGATCTTGGCTTGGTATTTCAATATCAAAGCAGGCTACTGGGCTGGGGGGGTAGCCGCCAGCTTATGGGCGATCGCCGAAGCCAGTCGCGCAACGCCCGATACGACGCTCTTGTTCTTAATCTGGAATACGGGAGTGCGCCTCGCCTTTTGGTGGCTAGTGGTGTTTCTGCTGGCGGCCCTCAAAGCCAGCTACCGTCAAGAGCAACAGCTTGCCCGCACCGACTTTTTGACGGGGCTGCTCAATCGGCGAGCGTTTACCGAGGGGCTGACTCAAGAGATTGTGCGTTCTGGCCGCTACGGTTTACCTTTTACGCTGGTGTATTTAGATGTGGATAATTTCAAGGCGGTCAACGATCGCTGTGGCCATGCGGCGGGGGATGAGCTGTTGCAAGCGATCGCCACAGTCCTGGCACAAACCCTGCGCAGTAGCGATTACGCTTCACGATTAGGGGGGGATGAGTTTGCCTGTTTCCTACCGCAAACCAATCAGGCACAGGCCAGTCACCTGCTGTCACGACTGTTTGCGGCGCTGACAAATCTTGCGCATACTCAAACCGTGTCAATCGGTTTCAGCATCGGAGCCATTACCTTTTTGCAGGCACCAGAGTCTGCTGATGCGGCCCTAGCCGCCGCTGACAAACTCATGTACGACGTTAAAAGCCACGGTAAAAACCAACTCGTGCAATCCGTCTATCTTTAG
- a CDS encoding nucleoside monophosphate kinase: METTQLILLAPPGARGAEHAAALAQQWAVPQVSMSELLQQAIADGSAIATELRPYLAAGEPLPDELALKLIKRRLEQPDTVLHGWVIEGFPRSVGQAQGLNTWWTTMGRPLPTVVYLKAMAGILMNRLAAEPGQTATTPALKRCLEQYQAEVAPLVEYYQQQAQLTTLNANLSFAEVARDLAAIGQPQSSAAPLIEDEAELDTLIYGESRLVVDCMAPWCGSCKQVSPFIDQLAEEYRDRVNVMKINFDANRQISKRFGLQGIPAVLYFKNGQLQTTLTGVKSYAEYNNAIARLLQ, translated from the coding sequence ATGGAAACCACGCAGTTGATTCTGTTAGCGCCCCCAGGTGCGCGGGGTGCAGAACATGCAGCGGCCCTAGCCCAGCAATGGGCGGTGCCCCAGGTATCAATGTCAGAGCTCTTGCAGCAGGCGATCGCTGACGGCAGCGCGATCGCGACAGAATTGCGCCCCTATCTTGCGGCAGGCGAGCCGTTGCCTGATGAACTTGCCCTCAAACTGATCAAACGCCGGCTAGAGCAGCCCGACACCGTGTTGCACGGCTGGGTGATTGAAGGCTTTCCTCGTAGCGTGGGGCAAGCTCAGGGCTTAAACACTTGGTGGACAACGATGGGACGGCCATTGCCGACCGTGGTTTATTTAAAAGCGATGGCCGGGATCTTGATGAATCGTCTCGCCGCTGAGCCAGGTCAAACGGCAACGACACCTGCTCTCAAACGTTGCTTAGAACAGTATCAGGCTGAAGTTGCGCCATTGGTTGAGTACTACCAGCAGCAAGCGCAGTTGACCACACTCAATGCCAATCTGTCATTTGCAGAAGTGGCGAGAGACCTGGCAGCCATTGGCCAGCCTCAGTCTAGTGCAGCCCCCCTGATTGAAGACGAGGCAGAACTCGATACGCTCATTTATGGCGAGTCGCGTCTGGTAGTAGATTGCATGGCGCCGTGGTGTGGGTCATGCAAGCAGGTGTCGCCCTTTATCGACCAACTGGCTGAGGAATATCGCGATCGCGTGAACGTGATGAAAATCAACTTCGACGCGAATCGCCAAATCTCCAAGCGGTTCGGTCTTCAGGGCATCCCTGCCGTCCTCTATTTCAAAAACGGGCAGCTACAGACGACACTGACCGGTGTGAAATCTTACGCCGAATACAACAACGCGATCGCGAGACTGTTGCAGTAA
- a CDS encoding glycosyltransferase family 4 protein — protein MPFQLYHLLAFVISGAVVLVSTPIVRRIGLQCGRVDVPGGRKVHTQPMVRLGGISIFLGTLISLLFVWWSGGFIDASGTHLSPTDEYEIWGVTLGGFAFFLIGLLDDLFGLSASSRLLMQAAIAAIAWHVGVSIDFLTIPFVGLVSLPVWISLPITIVWLVGMTNAINWIDGLDGLAAGVCGIAALIMLIVSLFMAQPAAALIAAALAGGCLSFLRYNFNPAKIFMGDGGSYFIGFTLAGVGVIGLIKSVTTVAVLLPYIILAVPILDMSAVILDRIRSGDSPFVADKRHLHHRLLKAGLSHRWAVLFIYALTLWAGSLAVAFAGIPTGFLCAAGATGLLTYTGWRVKQLSR, from the coding sequence ATGCCTTTTCAGCTTTACCACCTCTTGGCCTTTGTGATTTCGGGCGCGGTCGTCTTGGTATCGACCCCGATCGTGCGGCGTATTGGCTTGCAATGTGGTCGGGTTGATGTCCCCGGCGGACGCAAAGTCCACACCCAGCCCATGGTACGTCTGGGGGGCATTTCGATCTTTCTTGGTACGTTGATTTCCCTACTCTTTGTTTGGTGGAGTGGTGGGTTTATTGACGCCTCAGGAACCCATTTGAGCCCTACCGATGAGTATGAAATTTGGGGCGTGACCCTCGGCGGGTTTGCCTTCTTTTTGATCGGGCTGCTGGACGATTTGTTTGGGTTGTCGGCGTCGAGTCGGTTGTTGATGCAGGCAGCGATCGCCGCGATCGCTTGGCATGTCGGCGTCAGCATTGACTTCCTGACCATTCCCTTTGTGGGTTTGGTTTCTTTGCCCGTGTGGATTAGCCTCCCCATCACGATTGTCTGGCTGGTGGGCATGACCAATGCCATCAACTGGATTGACGGTTTAGATGGCTTAGCCGCAGGCGTCTGCGGTATCGCCGCTCTGATCATGCTGATCGTGAGCCTATTTATGGCTCAACCTGCCGCCGCCTTAATTGCCGCAGCCCTGGCGGGCGGCTGTCTCAGCTTCTTGCGCTACAACTTCAATCCGGCCAAGATTTTCATGGGCGACGGCGGCTCCTACTTCATTGGCTTTACCCTGGCAGGCGTTGGCGTCATTGGCCTGATTAAGAGCGTTACCACGGTGGCCGTATTGCTGCCTTACATCATCTTGGCCGTTCCCATTCTCGACATGTCAGCAGTCATTTTGGATCGTATTCGCTCCGGCGATTCTCCTTTTGTTGCTGACAAGCGTCACTTGCATCACAGATTGCTAAAAGCGGGCTTATCTCACCGTTGGGCAGTGTTGTTTATTTATGCGTTGACTTTGTGGGCTGGCAGCTTAGCCGTCGCCTTTGCGGGTATTCCCACTGGTTTTCTCTGTGCGGCGGGAGCTACCGGACTTTTGACCTACACTGGCTGGCGCGTTAAGCAGCTCTCTCGTTAG